From the genome of Paraburkholderia largidicola:
CTGCCGGTCTTCCTTCCATAGTGCGATAGTCTTTCTGAGCGCGCTGGCGCAAAAGTCAACGTCTTTTACGGTGCGAGAGTGGGCATCTGGTCCCCCCTTGTTTAGTGGGTAAGCATGTGATGGATGCAGGATCCACTTATGCGCCGCATTTTGTCGAGCCGCGACCAGCGCTTGCAAGAAAATCTGCGTAACGCGTGCATGCTTGTCTGGTGACTCCGAGTCCACGAGAGGCGAAAGGTCGATGGGAGAGACGTTGTGCGCCTCAAGATAGCGACGCTTGGACGCCGAAAGCTCAAGATGACCAACAAGGTATATTCGACGCGCCTTACCTCCAAGATGGTCCCTGACCCATCCTGCCCACTGCAAGAAATTCGGATCGTCGCCCGAGAAGCCGAGTAGACATAGTTCGTTCTCGACGAAAACCTGTCGGGCGAGATTCAAAAAGGCGGCGTGCTTCGTGGGGTAGGTGCGGTAATCTTCTTCGGCGAAAATCAATGGCCCCGCGTCACCTATCGAGCCGTGCAGTTTGACGATCCTGGGGGCACGGGCATGTGGAAGGTCCGCCTCGAGCGCCACGACGTCATAGGGTTGCTCCACGAGTTCGGCCGCTCGTTCCAGCAGGCTGTCCCAATTCGTGGTGAGGACATCGGCCCAAGGCAACTTCAGAAAATCGATATGAAGTTGCCCGGGCTGCCAAGCTTTATCCGGACATCGGTTGCGAATGAATTCGTCCAGTGCGGCTTGCCCGAAGAAAATCCTGTACTCCTCGGCAACCCGCAATGCATTCGTGATCGTGCCTTTACGGTGCCCGTAGAGACGCTCGGCCATCTCGTCGATGAGGCTCGACCACAGCGGGGGTGGCTTGGTGTCCAGACCGGGAAGAATCGCATTTCGACTGAATCCAGCTCCAACCATCAGGGCAGCCCCTCTTGAGGAACCGTCACGCCAGAGCGCTCGCCCCAATTGCTGCAACGCAGGATAATCCTGCAGCTTCGTCAAATCGTCGCTCATTTGATCTTGACTGTTCGAATCAAAACACGGCTGCCTTAGTCTGGCTAAGCGCCTGTCTTGTTTGACATGATTTTTAGGCCCCTTCCTTCGAAGCCCTCTTCTGGAAGATCCAACAGCATTTTCGCAGAAGAATGCAAAAAGAGCTTCGGCTGAAGTTTGATAGAGCCTCAGTGCATGAGTACCGTTTATCGCTAAACTGCCATTCGTGACAAGATCAACGACTACGATGACATCGAACAACGGATCGGCCGGGGGCAGAGCGGAAGCAGCAGGCGGGGGTTACGAAACCTTAGTTGCGGCTTGGTACTGCGTTCGCATTCTTCTCGGTAGCCTAGCGCACCCACTGTTTGACCTGCCGGCCCATACCCGCCTCGTCTCCTTGCGCTCTCAAAGTGGCGAAGAGGTCGACGACGTGAACTGTCGGACGAGTGACGACGGCGTTGTCTTCGTGCAGGTGAAACGTACGGTCGGATTGACCAGCGGCGAGAAATCGCCCTTGGCGAAGGCTCTTGACCAGTTTGTGCGCCAGCAGAAGGCTGCGTCGGAGCATTTATCTAACTCGATTCTTGGGCGCCCTCTTGAACCTGCACGCGACCGGCTGGTCTTGGCGACCAGGAGCACAGCGCCGGCCAAGATCAAGGGTGAACTGACACGGCTTCTTAGAGGACTTAGAGACCAGACGGAGGCGACTCTACTTTCGGACATCGCACTCAATGCGGATGAGCGAGAAGTGGCCTTAGTAGTGGAGGGTCATATTCGGCGCTCATGGCAGGTGGCGTACGGGTCTGCGCCCACACCTTCCGCAATCGGTGCGTTACTCCGCTTGGTGCACCTCCAGTTCATCGATGTAGAGCCTGGTGAGCGCGATCGCCTTTCGTCAATGGATGACCTGCGTTCGCAGATTCTCACGAACCCGGACCAAGCCGATGCGGTTTTTTCATGCTTGGTAGCACACTGCATACGTCTTCGCTCGGATCAATCGGGCGCCGATGCATCAACACTGCTAAGCACGCTCGCCCAATCTGGAATTAGCCTTCAGGCCACGCCCGACTACCGCACCGACATTGCCGCCCTCCGCGCGTGGACAGCTCGCCGCCTTGCGACAGGTTCTCGCTTTACCTGCCTCGTCGAAGGCAACGCCGCGTCGGTCATCGAGCGAGCGGCGTGGCCAAGCACCGTCGAGGCTGCACGAGAAGGCTCCTTGCTCCTTGTTGGCGAGCCGGGTGCTGGCAAAAGCGGTTTCGCCTATCGCCTCGCCGAAACTGAGTTGGCCGCCGATCGTGACGTCATTTTTATCCCGGTCGACATGATGACCGTCGAGGGCCTTGCGGCCCTACGCGTGGAACTCGGCATCTCCCACGATTTTGCGGATGTCCTCGCCAACTGGCCCGGCGCGCAGCGTGGTCTACTTCTCGTCGATGCCCTCGATGCGGCGCGTAAGTCGGAAACTCAAACCGTATTGCGCACGACCATTGGGGATGTCCTGAGCCAAGCTGGTAGCAGGTGGAATGTTGTTGCGTCAGTACGAAGCTATGATCTACGTCAAGGCAACGAATGGGCTCGCCTGTTTAGAGGTCGTCCGCCTGCGCCGGAGCATGCAGACTCGGAATTTCTGAATGTACGGCACATTGCCGTCGGGCGCTTGAGCGAGCCAGAGCTTGCCCAAATCACCGAATTTTCGCCGTCGCTGAAGGGTCTCTATGACTCTGCTTCGCCACAGTTACGCGGTGTGTTGCAAAATGTGTTCAATCTGGGTCTCCTCGCCGGCCTCGTCCAAGACGGCATTGTGACAAGCGAACTTGCAGCGATCACAACCCAAACGGAACTGCTGGACACCTACTGGAACCATCGTGTACGCCGTGCTGATGGCAATCATGATCGACGGGAATTCACCCTCCGCGCGATCGTTGATCGAATGTTGGCATCCAAATCCCTGCAAGTTACTCGTGCCGACGTCGTAGCGCAGGGAGACCCGGCGCCTATCGTAGACCTTGAACAGCACGACATACTGCGGGCCGAGGACGAGCATGGTCATAACGAGGATGCACTTCTCTTTTCCCACCACATCCTCTTCGACTACGCCGTCGCGCGGTTAATCTTCCGCCGTGGCCGTGATCCCAAGATCCTTGTTGGCAGATTGGCGGAAGATCCAGCGCTTGCCTTGATGCTGAGGCCCAGCCTGTCCTTAGCGTTCACCGAGGTCTGGGACGACAAGCAATCCGGGCGCTCGCGTTTTTGGAACCTTGCCTTCGCCGTCGCAAATGAGGCTCAGGTGGCGCCAGTTGGCCAACTCATCGGCCCTGTGGTAATAGCCGAGCAGGCCGAAACCTTGGTCGATTTGCAGCCTCTTCTGGACGCCTTTGCGCCCAATGCACCACTGCAGAGCGCCGCCGAAGTGATCCTTCAGCACCTGACCGGTGCGGTGTTTGCATCTGTCAGAGCAGGCGTCCCCTTGACTGGCCCGAACGCCGGCCCATGGATGGCACTTGCGGAGACGCTTTCGCGAATTAGAAGCGACGCCGTCATGAACACGGTCCGCGTCCTCGTCCAAGCCGGTACCGAGAAGCCTGGGGAATTAACCGCCGAACAGCTTACCCAATCCGGAGTGGCCGCACGCGGCCTGTTGGAGTTCGCGTGGGATCAAAAGCCACGAATCGAGCAGTTTGTTATCGCCGGGATCAATGGTGCTGCCAACACGATGGCGTCCGATTCACAGGCTACGGTCGCTCTTCTAAGACGCGCGCTGGAAACTGAGCACCTTCAGCAATTTGGCTACGAGGAGTTAGATTGGATCACGCGTCACATCCGCACGTACGCGATCCATGACCTTGAGTTCGTAGTGGATTTATACACATCCATCTTCGCCTACGAAGAGCCATCGGTCGATTCCAAAACTAGCATTTCAAACAGTGCCATCCTGGGCCTCTCGTCTACACGTCGCCAGGACTATGAAATGGCTTGGTGGATGCTTTGCGAGGCTGCGCCTTGGCTGCTCGACGAGCATCCCGTCGAAGGGACAAGGTGCATTGCGCGCGGCATCGACGGCTACGTGCGGCGGCATGAATCCTCGCCGGAAAATCCGAATGTCGCAGAAGATTTCGATTACTGCGGACGGCGAGCACGCTTTATCCGTGATCGGAGCTATGGATGGAATGCCCCTGGGGTCCGGCACTATCGAGACGCCCTCGTCCTACTTAACAAGTTCGACGAGTTCCTAGAGCGGCTCTCGGCTCGAGATAACGCGCAGGAGACGTTCGTTCAGATCGTAGAAACGATAGCCGACGAAGCGGGCAATGCCGTCCTTTGGGCTAGCCTGTTGGCGGCCGCTGCGAAGCAACCTGCCGTATTTGCCCCGGCCGTTCTATGCCTAGCAAGCGCGAAGCCTGTCTTGGCTTCGCTCGAAACCCGATTTCAGGTTGGCAGCTATCTGACAGCGGTTTTTTCGACGCTGAACGTCGAGCAAAAAACATCTATCGAGCAGGCCATCCTAGATTTGTCCGGAGCAGGAAAAGGCAGGAATCAGCAAATCCTCGCTGGATGTCTTCCCGTTGCCGACTGCGTGACACCCGGCATGCAGGCCTTACAGGCCCAGGTCGCCTCGAATGCAGAAGCACCCGAGAATCGCCCCACCATGGAGTTCACGTTCGAAAGACAACAATACGATACGGATGCCTTCTTGGCGGACATCGGCGTCGACGTCACGGACGAAGGCAGCGCGTCTATTCGAAAACTGATGCGCCCCATTGAGGCCCTGCCCAACGCTTGGGATCCGAACCTGAGTGCTGACGAAGCGCGCCAGAGGTTGGCACTCATCGATCCGCTAATAGATCGCCTCCTCAGTCTTTCCGATGCGCAGGTAAATGAGAAGCTCTATGAACATGCTGCCGGTACCGCCGCGGAAGCGGCCTGTCGCGTGGCAAATGCCCACGTCGACGTCATCGAGCAACGTGACATTCAAGATCGACTGAAGCGGATATTCCTATTTGCGAGGAAATCGACGTTCCCAGCGTTTTCTCAAGAGCATGAAGACAATTTCCACAATCATGCGAGCTGGGGCGGCCCATCGGCGCGGAACCGGGCGGCGGCGGGGCTCATGGCGATCTCACGGCTTCACAATTCACTGGATCCTGACGTCCAAATCGCCATTCGTGATTTTGCGCGTGACCCCGTCTGTGACGTTCGCCTCCAGATTGTGGAAAACCTTTACCTGCTTCGTAGCAGCGATCCAGATTGGATGTGGGCTGAAATCGAATACGTTGTGGAGCACGAGTACACCCGACAGGTCGTCAATTCCGCGATCCAGTCTTTGGCGAAGGTGGCGTATCTCGACATTCCGCGCGTCATTCGTCTTGCGAAACGCGTCCTAGACCGATATAAAGCGCAGCAAGGGCCGGGAATCGGGCACGTCTGCCAATCGGCCGCTTCGCTGATCATGGACATACATTTCGCGCTTTCAGATCGTGAAGCGGATGAATTTTACGCAGAGCAACTTGCGCATCCGTCCGGCAATGCCGAGCGGCTACACGCTTGGGTCGTGCGGTACTCAGACAATCTCACGATTGGCGATGACTCCTCCTCTGACAAGGATCGTCAGCGAGCGAAGACGATCGCGTTCTACCACGACACCGTTGATGCCGTCTCTGACGCTGTAGAAAAAGTCTACGCGGACTACGACCTCGCTAAATCTCGTGAATGGTCGCCCGAGGTCTTAGCGCGTGCGCAAGCGTTGAACGGTGTCCTCGATGACATGGCGCTGCGGATCTATTTTGCGAGCGGCGGCGACAACACCGCAGACAACGCTCAAGAAGATTTGGCACGTCGTTGGCGACTCTACCGGGAACTCACCCCGGTACTCGATCGCTTGGCCGACTGCAGCGTTGTCCACACGGCTTATTACCTGATACAGGCGCTGGAAAACTTTATCCGCGCCGATCCGGCTGGAGTATTTCGACTGATTGCCAAATCGGTCATGGCCTCATCCAGATTCGGCTATGCGCTAGAGTCATTGGGCGCCGATGTTGTTGTTCGTATCGTCGAGCGATACCTCGCCGACTATCGGAACGTATTTAGCGACGACACTCGACTGAAGGAACTGATGAATTGCCTCAATTTGTTCGTCAGCGCCGGTTGGCCAGCCGCTCAGTCCCTTGCATTCCGGCTCGCAGAAATCTGGCGGTAGCGGTTCACCATTTGGCCCCCATTCCAGTCTCGGTCTCGCTGATATCCCGAATCTACCGATATCAACGGTAAGCCTGCTGATTCTAGACGGCTCAATGGCAATGCTTTGCGCGAAATCAGTAGAATTTTGGGTACCATAAACCACGATATCGGGCGGCTCGCCCCGCTCCTTCGAGATGAAGCGCTCGAACAGCATGTTGCCGCGCGCCGGATCGACCTCGGTCACGCCAAGGCAATAACACACAGCCGAGTTGGCAGCCGATCCGCGCCCCTGACACAGAATGTGCTGGCTGCGCGCATAACGCACGATGTCGTAGACGGTCAGGAAGTACGGTTCATAGCCGAGGTCGGCGATCAGCGCGAGTTCGTGCTCGATCTGTTCCTGCACGTTGAACGGAATGCCCGACGGAAAGCGGTACTGCGCGCCGATGTACGTTTCCTGCCGCAGATAGGCAGTCGGCGTGTAGCCTTCCGGCACGAGTTCGTCGGGGTATTCATAGCGAAGTTCATCGAGCGAAAACGCGCAGCGCGACAGCACGCTGATCGTCTCGCGTATCGTATGTTCGGGATACAGGTTCGCGATGCGCAAGCGCGAGCGCAAATGCTGCTCGGCGTTCGGCGCGAGTTCGTAGCCGCATTCGTGCACCGGCCTGCCGACACGGATCGCCGTCATCGTGTCCTGCAATGGCTTGCGCGAGCGCACATGCATCACGACGTGACCCAATGCGACGACGGGCACGTTCTGCTTCTCCGCGACATATTCGAGCGCGCCGCGATGAATGTCGTCCATTGCGCGCTGATGCAGCACGAGCCCGGCCCATGCACGACCGGGAAACGTCTCGTCGAGCCATTCGATCTGCGCGTCGAGCACCTCTTCGTTCGCGGGGAAGTCGGGCACGAGGATCGCGAGGCAATCAGGCATGCCACGCAGATGCGCGTGCTCGCGATCGGGCCGCGACAGATCGTGCGGCGTGAGCCGGTATTCGCCCTTCGGCGCGCGCGTGCGCGCAAGCGTGATCAGTTCCGACAGATTGCCGTAGCCCTCGCGATTCTGCGCGAGCAGGATCAGGCCGAACGCGGGCGTGCCATCGGCGTTGCGCAACTGGAAGTACGAGCCGATCACAAGGGGCAAGCCCACCTCCTTCGCCGCGACATGCGCGCGCACGACGCCCGCGAGCGAACACTCATCGGTGACGGCGAGTCCTGAATAGCCGAGCTGAAACGCGCGCTCGGCGAGTTCTTCCGCATGCGACGCGCCATGCAAAAACGTGAAGTTCGAGAAACAGAACAGCTCGGCGTAGGCCGGCAAGGCGTTGAAGGTCGTGTCCATCGCGCGTCATCCGAACAGGCCGTGCAGGAACCAGCGCGGTTCCTCTTCGGCATCGCGGCTGCTGACGCGCTCGTAATAAACCCAATAGCAGCTGCGGTCTTCCCCTTGCATCACGAAATAGTCACGCGTGACGAGCGCGCCATCGAACCAGCCCGCTTCGATCCGCTCCCCCGGCGATACCATCTTCAACGGCGAGCCATAAAATGGCCGGTGCTGGCGCATGAGCAGTCGCACGGGCGTCGCCAGCATCCATGTCGGACGCGGCAAGCCTTTAGGCAACTGCATTTTCTTTTCCACGTGGTTGATCGACACCCAGCGGTTCGCGATTTCGGGCCGGTAATCGGCCGTCGGCGCGGGACGCAGCACGTTCTCTTCGCCGTTGCGCGCGATCAGCAGTTCGATCAGGCGCGCGTGATCCGCCGGTGAGCCGCCCGGTTGAGGGAAAAGTTGATCGGTGGCAGGCGCGGCAGCGTCGACCTTCGATGCATCGAGCCGCAACACGATAGCGGGCGCCTCCAGCGTGAGGCGGTGCAGCCGCTCCTTCACGAGACGCAACAGATGATCTTCGTGCCATGCGGCCTCGCCCAACGCGATGTCGATCGACGTCGGCGCAATGGCTTCGCGGCCGCGCTCATGCTCGAACGACAGCGTGATCGCCGTCACGGCCAGTTGCTTCGCGCACAACCAGCCGCATAGCTGCACGATCAGCCGATGCGCGGCAAACACAGCGCCGTCCGCATGCTCCAGACGATCGGGCAATTCGAGGCGCGCGCTGAACGTGGGCGGCAGCTCGAGCCAGTCGAACAGTTCCGGCGCGGTGCCGAATGCGCGGTCGAGCGAATCCAGCAGATGCTCGCCGCAGCGCCGCTGCAGGCCGGCGCGCGGCAGACGGCGCACGTCGGCAATCGATTCGCAGCCAAGACCGCTGAACCAGTCGGCGAACGGACGGATTTCCGGCACGGCGAGCATCGGCAGCGGCTCGAGCACGCGCTCGAGCGATGCGAGTTGCAGCACACGCCGGTTGCCGTGTTTCGCCAGCAGCCATGCGCCCTGCCCGGTCGGCGCGGCGCTGATGCGCGCCGTCAGTCCGAGCGCGTCGAGAATCGCCTTCGCCTGACGGCACAACGGCAACAGTCCGCCGAAAAGCCGCAAGCTCCCGCCGACTTCGACGAGCACCGTCGCTTCGTCGAGCAGCGTGACATCGGGCGAAAACTTCATCAGCGCGATGCCGACCTCGCGCTGCGTGGCGTTCTCGCGTGCGATGTCGCGCTCGTACAGCGCCGTTTCCGGCGACAGCGTCAGCACGCCACCCCGCTTCATCCCTAGCCGCACGCCCGCTGCACGGGCCGCGCCGTCGGCGATCGCGACCTTGTCTTTCTCCAGCACTGCGCTGCCGTGCTCGGGTTCAGGCGACCACCTCGGTCGGAACACTTCGAGCGGCAACTTCGGCAAGTGGACGGCGAGAAAGACGCGCATGACGGGAAAACAGAACAGGGGTGGGTTGAAGAGGAATCGACAGAGGCTCCGCGCGTGTTGGGCCTCGTCGTTTCACGATGTCGACCATCAGACCGTCGGCCGATGGTCGTAACGCCAACCGCAGTAAAGCCGGCGATGAGTCCTGAGCCGAAGCAAGCGGCCGGACCATGATGAAGAGCGTCTCGGACGACTGCGCAGCCAGATGCAGCCGACGTAGCGATGACGCCTGCGCATGCTGCGCCCATAAGATGAGTGCGCCGCAGGTGCCGGCGCGCAGAATCTGCTCGGCGGACCAGAAGGCGTCGGAGCTTTTGGGCGCTTTGACCTGCAACAGGCTGTCGAGGGAGAGTCCGATGTAATCGAGGCCAAGGCCGTCCGGAATGTGCGGCGGTTGTACCAGCGCGATGGGGCGATCGCCCAGTGAACTCAATGCAGGCCGTAACAGTCGCATCTCACCGACTCCCGGCACCTGAACCAGCAAGTCGACCAGCGCGCCGATGGGCCAGCCACCGCCGGGTAACTCGGTGGATAGCGCGGGATACCCGGTATCAAGCGTGCGCCGCCCGCCGCGTGCGATCTGCGAGGCTCGCCATAGCGATGGGTGAATCTCTTCGGCACGCGTGGCTGCGGATGACATTGGCGTAGGAAAATACCTGTATATATGTACAGTATCCTACACGGAAATGGGCGCGGGAATGGGGCCCTTTTTGCGAAGGGTTCAGGGTTTTCTTAGGATTTGGGAAGCTGGTTTGCGTGGCTGCTAAGACGTATTGTCAGACATTTTGTTGGGTTTGTTTGAGCGCGAATTGACAGTCTGCGATCGGTGATGAGTGATCGCACTGCTGGTCAAGATGTCCAAAGGACAAAACGGAAGGAGTTGGTGTGCTGAGCGTAGACCGTCAGCAGGCGACGATTGCCGTCAGATGAGATGTGAGTGCAAAGCTGCGCGAATGACGTCTGCGTCAGTTCACGCTTGGTAAGTAAGCGGCTCACGAGGGCCGTTCTGGCATAGCGATTGAGGTTTTGGATAGTTTGGTATCCACCAAATTTATGGTGGGAACCAAAGTGGACAAGACGTGGGATGAGCGCTCCGCAGGCAGCGCATATAAACGGCCGAACTTTCCGACCGAATTCAAGCGGCAACTCGTCGAACAATCGTTCGAGCCGGGTGCGTCGGTAGCGTTGATCGCGCGCAGCAACGATATCAACGCGAACCTGCTGTTCAAATGGCGGCGGCTCTATCTGGCAGGAGAGTATGGTTTGCCAACGCTCCCGGAGGGCGCGGCGCCGAAACCGACACAGCAGGCACCTTCGCTGTTGTCTGTGGATGTCGTCGCTGAAGCAGCCAGCCATACGCCACCGACGGCAGTCACGACAGTACGGTCTCCAGAGGATCTTTGTGAGATCGAGTTCGACCGTGCGCGCCTGAGAGTTCGCGGCAACGTGTCACCGGATATGCTGCGCCTGCTGATTCGGGAGCTTACCCGATGATCGGCCTGCCGGCTGGCACTCGCATCTGGATCGCTGCCGGCGTCACCGACATGCGCGCCGGTTTTCAGGGGCTGGCGGCGAAGGTGCAGACCGCGCTCGAGGAGAATCCGCTGGGCGGCAACGTCTTCATTTTTCGCGGGCGGCGCGGCGACCTGATCAAGATCTTGTGGGCCACAGAGGACGGGCTTTGGCTCCTTGCGAAGCGGCTCGAACGAGGGCGTTTTATCTGGCCGCAGGCTGACGGTGGCAAGGTCCATCTGACCCATGCACAACTGTCGATGTTGCTCGAAGGCATCGACTGGCGTCAGCCGCGTCGAACGGCGGCGCTATCGGTGTTGTAAACGGCCTGGCGCACGCGTAAACTCCGGCGCATGACCGATGATGTCCCACTGCCGGATGACGTCGATGCGCTCAAAGCCTTGCTGATCGAGGCCCGCGCCCAGCTTGCCGAACGTGATATCGAGATCGAGCAGCTTAAGGCTCAGATCGACAAGCTCAGGCGGATGCAGTTCGGCCGCAAATCCGAGCAATTGGACCGCCAGATCGAGCGGCTCGAAACCAAACTGGAGGATCTGACGGGTGGGCGTGGTGCCGCCGATGTTCGCCGTGCCCGCGCGTCGGGTACGAGCGCGCCAGTCGGTACGACGGCCCCGAAGGAGGCGTTGCCGCCGCATCTGCTGCGCGAAGAGCACGTGCTTGACACTGGTTCGAACTGCCCGAACTGCGGCAACGCCATGCAACCACTTGGCGAAGACGTGTCTGAGCAACTCGCCCGTGTCGCCGCCGCGTTCAAGGTGATTCGCACAATCCGGCGCAAGGCAGTCTGCCCCTGCTGTCATCACTTCTCCCAGCCGCCAATGCCGGTGCTACCGATCGAGCGCAGCATTGCGCATCCGAGCCTACTGGCAGATATCCTCGTTTCGAAGTTTGCAGATCATCAACCGCTGTACCGGCTATCGGAGATTGCTGCGCGTGACGGCGTCACGCTCGATCGCGCCAGCATGGGGCGCTGGGTCGGTCAGTGCGAGGAGCTCTGTCGTCCGCTGACCGAGGCGCTGCGTCGCTACGTGATGGCGAGTTTCAAGCTGCATGCGGACGACACGCCAATTCCTGTGCTGGCGCCCGGCAACAGGAAGACCCGCACGGGCCGACTGTGGGTCTATGTTCGCGATGACAGTCGCTCGGGATCAACGGAGCCGGCGGCGGTCTGGTTTGCATACTCGCCCGACCGCAAAGGCATTCACCCGCAGAGCCATCTCGCCGGATTTGAGGGCATCCTGCAGGCCGACGCATACGGGGGCTTCAACGAGCTGTATGAAGGCGGCAGGATCCGTGAAGCGGCATGTTGGGATCACGCCAGGCGATATCTGTACGATGTTCATGTGCGTACACCCACCGAAGCGACAAGGCATGTGCTCGAGCTGATTGGCGAACTTTACGGAATCGAGGCCCATATTCGCGGCGCACCGCCAGGCGAGAGGCGGCAGGTACGACAGCACAAGAGCATACCGGTGTTAGCGGCCATCAATGCATGGATGACACACAAGCGCGCGACACTGTCAGCAAAGTCGGAACTGACCAAAGCGATCAACTATTCACTCAATCAATGGGACGCGCTCGTTCTGTACTGTGACGACGGTCGCGTCGAAATAAGCAACGCGCTGGCCGAAAACGCCTTGCGCTGCGTAAGCCTGGGGAGGAAGAACTTCCTCTTCGCAGGCTCCGACAGTGGAGGGGAAAGGGCTGCGGCAATGTACGGCCTGATCGGGTCATGCAAGCTCAATGGGATCAACCCCCTCAGCTACCTTGAATATCTCCTGACCCACATCGCCGATCACAAGATCAATCGCATCGGTGAACTCCTGCCATGGAATGTGGCAGACAGACTGCCCGTCCTGTCACCTCCACCGATCTCCCTCTGATCATTACCCTTCGGTCCAGTATCACTATCATCCCTCGCGCGCGCGAGTTCCATCGAACGGCCCTCGCGAGCCGCTTACCTTGGTAAGGGGAAATGA
Proteins encoded in this window:
- a CDS encoding Y-family DNA polymerase, giving the protein MRVFLAVHLPKLPLEVFRPRWSPEPEHGSAVLEKDKVAIADGAARAAGVRLGMKRGGVLTLSPETALYERDIARENATQREVGIALMKFSPDVTLLDEATVLVEVGGSLRLFGGLLPLCRQAKAILDALGLTARISAAPTGQGAWLLAKHGNRRVLQLASLERVLEPLPMLAVPEIRPFADWFSGLGCESIADVRRLPRAGLQRRCGEHLLDSLDRAFGTAPELFDWLELPPTFSARLELPDRLEHADGAVFAAHRLIVQLCGWLCAKQLAVTAITLSFEHERGREAIAPTSIDIALGEAAWHEDHLLRLVKERLHRLTLEAPAIVLRLDASKVDAAAPATDQLFPQPGGSPADHARLIELLIARNGEENVLRPAPTADYRPEIANRWVSINHVEKKMQLPKGLPRPTWMLATPVRLLMRQHRPFYGSPLKMVSPGERIEAGWFDGALVTRDYFVMQGEDRSCYWVYYERVSSRDAEEEPRWFLHGLFG
- the imuA gene encoding translesion DNA synthesis-associated protein ImuA, with protein sequence MSSAATRAEEIHPSLWRASQIARGGRRTLDTGYPALSTELPGGGWPIGALVDLLVQVPGVGEMRLLRPALSSLGDRPIALVQPPHIPDGLGLDYIGLSLDSLLQVKAPKSSDAFWSAEQILRAGTCGALILWAQHAQASSLRRLHLAAQSSETLFIMVRPLASAQDSSPALLRLALRPSADGLMVDIVKRRGPTRAEPLSIPLQPTPVLFSRHARLSRRPLAEVAARSVPTEVVA
- the tnpA gene encoding IS66-like element accessory protein TnpA; the encoded protein is MDSLVSTKFMVGTKVDKTWDERSAGSAYKRPNFPTEFKRQLVEQSFEPGASVALIARSNDINANLLFKWRRLYLAGEYGLPTLPEGAAPKPTQQAPSLLSVDVVAEAASHTPPTAVTTVRSPEDLCEIEFDRARLRVRGNVSPDMLRLLIRELTR
- the tnpB gene encoding IS66 family insertion sequence element accessory protein TnpB (TnpB, as the term is used for proteins encoded by IS66 family insertion elements, is considered an accessory protein, since TnpC, encoded by a neighboring gene, is a DDE family transposase.), with protein sequence MIGLPAGTRIWIAAGVTDMRAGFQGLAAKVQTALEENPLGGNVFIFRGRRGDLIKILWATEDGLWLLAKRLERGRFIWPQADGGKVHLTHAQLSMLLEGIDWRQPRRTAALSVL
- the tnpC gene encoding IS66 family transposase encodes the protein MTDDVPLPDDVDALKALLIEARAQLAERDIEIEQLKAQIDKLRRMQFGRKSEQLDRQIERLETKLEDLTGGRGAADVRRARASGTSAPVGTTAPKEALPPHLLREEHVLDTGSNCPNCGNAMQPLGEDVSEQLARVAAAFKVIRTIRRKAVCPCCHHFSQPPMPVLPIERSIAHPSLLADILVSKFADHQPLYRLSEIAARDGVTLDRASMGRWVGQCEELCRPLTEALRRYVMASFKLHADDTPIPVLAPGNRKTRTGRLWVYVRDDSRSGSTEPAAVWFAYSPDRKGIHPQSHLAGFEGILQADAYGGFNELYEGGRIREAACWDHARRYLYDVHVRTPTEATRHVLELIGELYGIEAHIRGAPPGERRQVRQHKSIPVLAAINAWMTHKRATLSAKSELTKAINYSLNQWDALVLYCDDGRVEISNALAENALRCVSLGRKNFLFAGSDSGGERAAAMYGLIGSCKLNGINPLSYLEYLLTHIADHKINRIGELLPWNVADRLPVLSPPPISL